One Blastococcus colisei genomic window carries:
- a CDS encoding DUF1622 domain-containing protein, whose amino-acid sequence MEELLAEVVNVLVVIVEACGAAIIIIGAVWAFARFAWVGVRRRTTAAFVPVRLTLGRFLALGLEFQLASDVLKTAVAPSWEELGQLAAVATIRTALNYFLSKEIAEERRQVEEDQADGERADVTSHGHRGATV is encoded by the coding sequence GTGGAAGAGTTGCTCGCGGAGGTCGTCAATGTCCTGGTCGTGATCGTGGAGGCCTGCGGCGCCGCGATCATCATCATCGGGGCGGTGTGGGCCTTCGCCCGCTTCGCCTGGGTCGGGGTACGCCGACGGACCACGGCGGCCTTCGTCCCCGTCCGGCTGACCCTCGGCAGATTCCTGGCGCTCGGCCTGGAGTTCCAGCTCGCGAGTGACGTGCTGAAGACGGCGGTCGCACCCAGCTGGGAGGAACTCGGCCAGCTCGCCGCCGTGGCGACCATCCGGACCGCGCTGAACTACTTCCTCTCCAAGGAGATCGCCGAGGAACGCCGGCAGGTCGAGGAGGACCAGGCAGACGGCGAGCGGGCCGACGTCACCTCGCACGGCCACCGGGGCGCGACGGTGTGA